A genomic stretch from Oncorhynchus gorbuscha isolate QuinsamMale2020 ecotype Even-year unplaced genomic scaffold, OgorEven_v1.0 Un_scaffold_2660, whole genome shotgun sequence includes:
- the LOC124026230 gene encoding zinc finger protein 11-like: MQSQDPCENCPPLLLPSLRLFIPPLRLVSAAMWQVVQRGDVQDYGMLEEFVTMVTEIVPELLSCSQRAQLILGLRARLVLELCRTEQTLDLTNIQKHLDRIRSLTSTEEAEVELSESKFVELVKSLLKDPSERENFYQDVFPVEFGPKYDTAIQMLMLEFLSRLEKLLPLPDLEQTASLLNAVPSALEKCVQFVPDPKQLRTLLQYHRKRGHLDSIGTPSSFGDFILSSLSLPPYVRVVTAPDVDSDTQSESMNLEGMEARELLENRTKEIDVLVPAGEVRRYIITEPDYGMDMESAVGENDNQAVTGLNSLRPSQLKRSKRLQIKNMFSKRRKLRKTDSSGRANKQPSSSKGRPSPKKSCRRGPFSKTCEVCGKTFTRVTAMKRHQLTHTGDLKFKCLMCEKSFRDGHNLKRHQRRVCEKEINMLEEEIPQPSTSKPQIPSLLKTPCPPGPSHQGTLDTITATNTCSVCGRYFARTSSLVRHMSSHSKERPFGCVNCDKRFKYSYDLKKHQRELCQKVTQGDLCQDVDQNMAQQKSGLEPEKVFLATAENHTQVDSKTCYVCGKILTCTSQMERHLKSHSKARPFNCAICERSFKYKDTLKKHQEILGHEGILEDLGQSVDQQEVEVNTESCISPLTTKENDTEPLITAATSVPTLKEPKPCTVCGKIFNRASVMAIHMRSHSDERPYQCGNCEQRFKYMHNLNQHQRYICKVNREESSQMVDQHQEEESSELVAVNADTPETSTSRLQLVHWCKKCGKCFDDICNLKQHQESSCKEEKIKVVFQCEKRKVVFKCDDCGKDFKGSSSLRTHKRIHNPFYCSDCGRVLPNSIAFDRHKLMQHKEIQCTMCEKTFTLLGRLRDHYLHQHKFTGPYPCSQCEKTFTQLRYLVEHERVHSGEYPYQCSVCQAKFNKANSLTIHSRKHTGEKPFLCWQCGKSYKDRGNLSMHMGTHSEERPFSCSQCDMTYRTKIQLNTHIEQVHEGVRYTCAVCGKQFLKAVSLIRHELTHTGERPWPCSYCTKTFITANERRLHERYHTGERPYKCQDCGKSFVQLCFLKAHQRLHTGEKPFACSVCDKRFRLNYHRQRHEQTHTGKQKPHVCAECGLAFAQRKRLTEHQCTHSLN; this comes from the exons ATGCAAAGTCAGGATCCATGCGAAAATT gtccccctcttcttcttccctctctgCGTCTCTTCATTCCACCACTGCGGCTTGTCTCTGCAGCCATGTGGCAAGTGGTTCAACGAGGAGACGTTCAAGATTATGGGATGCTGGAGGAGTTTGTCACCATGGTTACAGAGATTGTGCCAGAGCTTTTGAGTTGCAGTCAGAGGGCTCAACTCATTCTGGGGCTTAGAGCAAGG CTGGTTCTGGAGTTGTGTCGCACTGAGCAGACATTAGACCTCACGAATATTCAAAAACACCTGGACAGGATCCGATCCCTCACATCCACTGAGGAAGCAGAG GTGGAATTATCTGAATCAAAGTTTGTGGAGCTGGTTAAATCTCTGCTGAAAGACCCAAGTGAAAGGGAGAACTTCTACCAG GACGTGTTCCCTGTGGAATTTGGGCCCAAGTATGACACTGCAATACAGATGCTGATGTTAGAATTCCTTTCCAGACTGGAGAAGTTACTTCCCCTACCAGACCTTGAACAG ACTGCCTCCTTGTTAAATGCTGTCCCCTCTGCCCTGGAGAAATGTGTACAGTTTGTACCTGACCCCAAACAATTGAGGACCCTGCTCCAGTACCACAGAAAACGTGGACATTTGGACTCCATCG GAACTCCATCATCCTTTGGTgacttcatcctctcctctctgtctcttcctccataTGTGCGAGTGGTGACTGCCCCAGATGTAGACTCAGATACACAATCAGAAAGCATGAATTTGGAGGGAATGGAAGCAAGAGAGTTGTTGGAAAATCGGACAAAGGAAATCGATGTACTAGTCCCAGCAGGTGAAGTTAGAAGATACATAATTACTGAGCCAGATTACGGTATGGACATGGAGTCTGCCGTTGGGGAAAATGACAATCAAGCAGTCACTGGCTTGAATTCACTCAGACCATCACAATTAAAACGAAGCAAAAGGCTGCAGATTAAGAACATGTTTTCAAAACGACGGAAACTTCGAAAGACCGATTCTTCCGGGCGTGCAAACAAACAGCCATCATCCTCCAAGGGTCGGCCTTCCCCAAAGAAGTCATGCAGAAGAGGCCCATTCAGTAAGACATGTGAAGTGTGTGGGAAGACTTTCACTCGAGTCACAGCCATGAAAAGGCATCAGCTAACCCACACTGGAGATCTCAAGTTTAAGTGCCTCATGTGTGAAAAAAGCTTCAGGGACGGTCATAATCTGAAGAGACACCAGAGGCGAGTTTGTGAAAAGGAGATAAACATGTTGGAGGAAGAGATCCCACAACCCTCAACTAGCAAACCTCAGATCCCATCACTCCTCAAGACTCCCTGTCCACCAGGGCCATCTCATCAAGGAACTCTGGACACTATCACAGCCACGAACACATGCTCTGTGTGTGGGCGGTATTTTGCTCGTACTTCCAGCTTGGTAAGACATATGAGCTCCCACTCAAAAGAGCGTCCATTTGGGTGTGTCAATTGTGATAAGAGATTCAAGTATTCGTACGATTTGAAAAAACACCAGAGAGAATTGTGTCAGAAAGTGACCCAGGGAGATTTGTGTCAGGATGTTGATCAGAACATGGCACAACAAAAGAGTGGCCTGGAACCAGAGAAGGTTTTTCTTGCCACTGCAGAGAATCACACCCAGGTAGATTCCAAAACCTGTTATGTCTGTGGTAAGATTTTGACTTGTACCTCACAGATGGAAAGGCACTTGAAATCTCACTCAAAGGCACGTCCCTTTAATTGTGCTATTTGTGAGAGAAGTTTTAAGTACAAAGATACCTTGAAGAAACATCAGGAAATCCTTGGCCACGAGGGCATCCTAGAAGACTTGGGTCAGAGTGTGGACCAGCAAGAAGTGGAAGTTAACACAGAGAGTTGCATCAGCCCTCTCACTACCAAGGAAAACGACACTGAGCCCCTTATCACGGCTGCTACTTCAGTGCCGACTCTCAAAGAACCCAAACCATGCACTGTGTGTGGGAAGATTTTTAACCGTGCTTCAGTTATGGCTATTCATATGAGATCCCATTCAGATGAGCGTCCTTATCAATGTGGCAATTGTGAACAGCGCTTTAAGTACATGCACAATCTGAATCAACACCAGAGATATATCTGTAAGGTGAACCGAGAAGAGTCCTCTCAGATGGTAGACCAGCACCAAGAGGAGGAGTCTAGTGAACTGGTGGCTGTTAATGCTGATACCCCAGAGACATCTACCAGTCGACTACAACTGGTTCACTGGTGTAAaaaatgtggaaagtgtttcgaTGACATCTGTAATTTGAAGCAACACCAGGAAAGTTCATGCAAAGAGGAAAAAATAAAGGTGGTCTTCCAATGTGAAAAAAGAAAGGTGGTCTTCAAATGTGATGATTGTGGGAAGGACTTCAAAGGTTCTTCATCCCTAAGGACACACAAGCGAATTCACAACCCATTCTATTGCTCTGATTGTGGAAGGGTCCTACCAAACTCCATTGCCTTTGACAGACACAAGCTGATGCAACACAAGGAAATCCAGTGTACCATGTGTGAGAAGACCTTTACCCTGTTGGGGCGTCTGAGAGATCACTATCTGCATCAACATAAATTCACAGGCCCATACCCCTGCTCTCAATGTGAGAAAACCTTCACTCAGTTAAGATACCTTGTTGAACATGAGAGGGTTCATTCAGGAGAGTACCCTTACCAGTGCTCTGTTTGTCAAGCAAAGTTCAATAAAGCAAATTCTCTAACGATACACAGTAGGAagcacacaggagaaaagccgtTCCTGTGCTGGCAGTGTGGAAAGAGTTACAAGGATCGTGGAAACCTGTCAATGCATATGGGGACTCACTCAGAGGAGAGACCCTTTTCCTGTTCGCAGTGTGACATGACTTATCGGACAAAGATTCAGCTGAATACACACATTGAACAAGTTCATGAGGGGGTGAGATACACCTGTGCAGTCTGTGGAAAGCAGTTTTTGAAAGCTGTGTCATTGATAAGACATGAACTCACTCACACAGGAGAAAGACCATGGCCATGCTCCTATTGCACAAAAACCTTCATCACTGCCAATGAAAGGAGATTGCATGAAAGATACCATACTGGTGAGAGACCATACAAATGCCAAGACTGTGGAAAGTCCTTCGTACAGTTGTGTTTTCTGAAAGCACACCAACGacttcacacaggagagaagccattTGCATGCAGTGTTTGTGACAAACGTTTCAGATTAAATTACCATAGGCAAAGACACGAGCAAACCCATACAGGAAAACAGAAGCCACATGTTTGTGCGGAATGTGGGTTAGCTTTCGCTCAAAGAAAGCGCCTGACTGAACACCAATGCACTCACTCCTTGAATTAA